A stretch of the Corylus avellana chromosome ca6, CavTom2PMs-1.0 genome encodes the following:
- the LOC132185913 gene encoding reticulon-like protein B21, with amino-acid sequence MDEGRRRSGVVAGSVWESRMKIDEVKGGIKVFNGEEGEEESSQQSGGASANGGGGSGGGGSAAAKVKRGQTGAVAASGKRKTWKSESFEGFDKSPFQISKRKPEPQKNSEEQLKELSVSADGIKKSPVQSRKLRSDEKFERSPIQTRKPRSAPGIEKNSVQLRKVKSDSVKGVEGSGNGANQTSSVQLRKAKSDLSLTVDESVEEIGEGSVGGSEKIPVDGSDETCKEFGVCQDKVITDRSIVVNCAPKVDVNNGEEDDGLDVVDGEDEGDEEEVDDEETEIEIDVKKIDVPEPKKIVNEEKKIVNEEKKIVSDEKKIVNDEKKIVNEEKKLHHHQVHRKPMATVKQPPPIEKRRAVYQNLSKPTPRHQNLSKPTSSSYEFQTFPETHSKLQSFVDLVMWKEVPRSALVLLIGSFVILSSSYTKDINLSFVSVISYLGLVYLAAIFIYRTLICRGVVIVDDSSYVLGEQEAIWLLRLFLPYVNELLLKLRALFSGDPSTTMKLAVLLFVLARCGSCITIWTVVKLGFVGVFTLPKICSLYSAQLTAIAKFWLRRFQDIWDSCSHKKAVAASTVFLILNLSSTVARIWEVFMLYVAFRCYQQSSMRDDWVEDEAGGDQETS; translated from the exons ATGGATGAGGGTAGAAGGAGAAGTGGAGTGGTGGCAGGGTCAGTGTGGGAGAGCAGGATGAAGATTGATGAAGTGAAAGGTGGGATTAAGGTCTTCAacggagaagaaggagaagaagaaagctcTCAACAGAGTGGAGGGGCTTCTGCAAATGGCGGTGGCGGTAGCGGTGGTGGTGGGAGTGCTGCTGCAAAGGTGAAGAGAGGCCAAACTGGTGCTGTGGCGGCCAGTGGGAAGAGGAAGACATGGAAATCCGAGAGCTTTGAGGGTTTTGACAAGAGCCCATTTCAGATATCCAAACGGAAACCTGAGCCGCAGAAGAATTCTGAGGAACAGTTGAAGGAGCTGAGTGTTTCTGCTGACGGAATCAAGAAGAGCCCAGTTCAGTCCAGGAAGTTGAGATCTGATGAGAAATTCGAGCGGAGCCCAATTCAGACGAGGAAGCCAAGATCTGCACCGGGAATTGAGAAGAATTCTGTGCAGCTGAGGAAGGTTAAATCGGACTCGGTCAAGGGTGTTGAAGGAAGCGGCAATGGAGCTAATCAGACGAGTTCAGTTCAGCTGAGGAAGGCCAAGTCGGATTTGAGTCTAACTGTGGATGAATCAGTGGAGGAAATTGGTGAAGGGTCTGTTGGAGGAAGTGAGAAAATCCCAGTTGATGGATCTGATGAAACTTGCAAGGAGTTTGGTGTTTGTCAAGATAAGGTCATAACAGATCGGAGTATTGTGGTGAATTGTGCTCCAAAAGTGGATGTGAACAATGGCGAGGAGGATGATGGTCTTGATGTTGTTGATGGTGAGGATGAAGGAGATGAAGAGGAGGTGGATGATGAGGAGACTGAGATTGAGATTGATGTTAAGAAAATCGATGTCCCAGAGCCCAAGAAAATTGTcaatgaagagaagaaaattgtcaatgaagagaagaagattgtCAGTGATGAGAAGAAGATTGTCAATGATGAGAAGAAGATTGTCAATGAAGAGAAAAAGCTTCATCATCATCAAGTTCATAGGAAACCAATGGCCACTGTGAAACAGCCCCCTCCAATTGAAAAACGCCGAGCTGTGTACCAGAATTTATCAAAACCTACTCCAAGACACCAGAATCTCTCAAAACCCACTTCAA GTTCTTATGAGTTCCAAACTTTTCCAGAAACCCACAGCAAATTGCAAAGTTTTG TGGACTTAGTGATGTGGAAAGAAGTCCCAAGATCTGCACTTGTCTTGCTAATTGGATCATTTGTAATACTCTCTTCTTCCTATACAAAGGATATAAATTTGAG CTTTGTTTCTGTGATTTCCTACCTGGGTCTTGTTTATCTTGCTGCCATTTTCATCTATAGGAccctcatttgcag GGGAGTTGTAATTGTAGATGATTCAAGCTATGTGCTAGGGGAACAAGAAGCTATTTGGTTACTGAGATTGTTTCTTCCTTACGTTAATGAGTTGCTGCTAAAACTCAGAGCCCTTTTTTCTGGAGATCCTTCTACTACAATGAag CTGGCAGTACTTCTCTTTGTTTTGGCTAGATGTGGCAGCTGCATAACAATTTGGACCGTTGTTAAATTAG GTTTTGTGGGAGTTTTCACTTTACCAAAAATCTGTTCCTTGTACTCTGCACAGTTAACTGCAATAG CTAAATTTTGGCTTCGACGCTTCCAAGACATATGGGACTCGTGCTCTCACAAGAAGGCCGTGGCTGCATCCACtgtttttctcattttgaaccTATCCTCAACGGTTGCACGCATTTGGGAAG TGTTCATGCTGTATGTGGCTTTCCGATGCTATCAGCAGTCTTCCATGAGAGACGATTGGGTGGAAGATGAAGCAGGAGGTGATCAAGAAACATCATGA